The Caldibacillus debilis DSM 16016 genome includes a window with the following:
- a CDS encoding ABC transporter ATP-binding protein: MEKILEIKDLEVKFHTQSGTVHALRGVNFHLNKGETLALVGESGSGKSVTAQAIMKLLPTPPAEITKGQIILDGEDIVPKTEKQMEKIRGNVVSMIFQDPMTSLNPTMRVGRQIDELIMKNEKVSRQEAKRRAIELLDMVGIPNAASRYNQYPHQFSGGMRQRVMIAIAVAARPKLLIADEPTTALDVTIQAQILELMKRLKEKLETSIIFITHDLGVVANMADRVAVMYAGQIVEIGTSDEIFYDPRHPYTWGLLSSIPSLDANDGEELHAIPGSPPDLTKPPVGDAFARRSPYALQIDFEKEPPMFQVSETHFVKSWLLHPNAPKVEPPKIVQQRRRVLPGTFEHPVLVEGGL; this comes from the coding sequence ATGGAAAAAATCTTGGAGATCAAAGATCTGGAAGTGAAATTTCATACCCAGTCCGGAACCGTCCATGCCCTTCGCGGGGTGAATTTTCACCTGAACAAGGGGGAAACCCTGGCCCTCGTCGGCGAATCCGGGTCCGGAAAAAGCGTTACCGCACAAGCGATCATGAAATTGCTGCCGACTCCCCCCGCGGAAATCACAAAAGGGCAAATTATTTTGGACGGTGAGGATATCGTTCCGAAGACGGAAAAACAAATGGAAAAGATCCGCGGGAACGTCGTCAGCATGATTTTCCAAGATCCGATGACGTCCTTGAATCCGACGATGAGGGTCGGACGCCAAATTGACGAATTGATCATGAAAAATGAAAAGGTTTCGAGACAGGAAGCGAAGCGAAGGGCGATCGAACTGTTGGATATGGTCGGGATCCCGAATGCGGCCAGCCGTTATAACCAATATCCCCACCAGTTTTCCGGCGGGATGCGGCAGCGGGTCATGATCGCCATCGCCGTGGCGGCAAGGCCGAAATTGCTGATCGCCGACGAACCGACGACCGCCTTGGATGTGACCATTCAGGCGCAGATTTTGGAATTGATGAAAAGATTGAAGGAGAAGCTGGAAACTTCCATCATCTTCATCACCCATGACTTGGGCGTCGTTGCCAATATGGCGGACCGGGTCGCGGTCATGTATGCCGGACAAATTGTGGAGATCGGGACGTCCGACGAAATCTTTTACGATCCGCGGCATCCGTATACATGGGGATTGTTGTCCTCCATTCCGAGCTTGGACGCCAACGATGGCGAAGAACTGCACGCCATACCCGGCAGTCCGCCCGATTTGACCAAACCGCCGGTGGGAGACGCCTTCGCGAGAAGAAGCCCTTACGCCTTACAGATCGATTTTGAAAAGGAACCGCCGATGTTCCAAGTGTCCGAGACCCATTTCGTCAAATCCTGGCTTTTGCATCCGAATGCGCCGAAAGTAGAGCCTCCGAAAATTGTTCAGCAGCGCAGACGCGTTTTGCCAGGAACATTCGAACATCCTGTTTTGGTCGAGGGAGGTCTCTAA
- a CDS encoding ABC transporter ATP-binding protein, with the protein MAEKLVEVKHLKKYFNAGKPNMVKAIDDVSFDIYKGETLGLVGESGCGKSTTGRTIIRLYNATGGQVLYQGKDVHRIKSKKELKELNRKMQMIFQDPYASLNPRMKVVDIIAEGMDIHGLVKNKTERMEKVVELLETVGLNEEHANRYPHEFSGGQRQRIGIARALAVNPEFVIADEPISALDVSIQAQVVNLMKRLQKEKGLTYLFIAHDLSMVKYISDRIGVMYFGKLVELAPSDDLYKHPLHPYTKSLLSAIPLPDPDYERSRKRIPYDPSVHQYTDQDRPEMREVAPGHFVYCSEREFEQYKKEYENR; encoded by the coding sequence ATGGCTGAAAAACTTGTGGAAGTGAAACATTTAAAGAAATATTTTAACGCGGGCAAGCCCAACATGGTCAAGGCGATCGACGACGTTAGCTTCGATATTTACAAGGGGGAAACCCTTGGGCTTGTGGGCGAGTCGGGCTGCGGAAAATCGACGACGGGAAGGACGATCATCCGCCTTTACAATGCGACCGGAGGCCAGGTTTTATACCAGGGCAAGGATGTTCACCGGATCAAATCGAAAAAGGAACTGAAAGAATTGAACCGGAAAATGCAGATGATTTTCCAGGATCCGTACGCTTCCTTAAATCCGCGGATGAAGGTCGTCGACATTATCGCCGAAGGCATGGATATCCACGGCCTTGTCAAGAACAAAACGGAAAGGATGGAAAAGGTCGTCGAACTGCTGGAGACGGTCGGTTTGAATGAAGAACATGCCAACCGTTACCCCCATGAATTTTCCGGCGGGCAAAGGCAGCGGATCGGGATCGCCCGGGCATTGGCGGTCAACCCCGAATTCGTGATCGCGGACGAACCGATATCGGCCTTGGACGTTTCCATTCAGGCGCAGGTCGTCAATTTGATGAAACGGCTGCAAAAGGAAAAGGGATTGACCTATTTGTTTATCGCCCATGACCTTTCCATGGTGAAATATATCAGCGACCGCATCGGGGTCATGTATTTCGGCAAATTGGTGGAACTGGCCCCCAGCGACGATTTGTACAAGCATCCGCTGCATCCATACACGAAGTCCCTGTTATCCGCCATTCCGCTCCCGGATCCGGACTATGAAAGGAGCCGCAAACGGATCCCGTACGATCCGAGCGTCCATCAGTACACGGATCAGGATCGGCCGGAAATGCGGGAAGTGGCTCCCGGCCATTTTGTTTATTGTTCGGAAAGGGAGTTCGAACAATATAAAAAAGAATATGAAAACCGATAA
- a CDS encoding MFS transporter, which translates to MGALKKESLERERIWTKDFVLICLANFFVFLGFQMTLPTLPLYVEHLGGNDQLIGLVVGIFTLSALAVRPYAGHALESRGRGMVYLTGLAIFVISVGSYSLITSLLLLFAMRIVQGAGWGLSTTAAGTIATDLIPASRRGEGLGYYGLSGNLALAFGPSLGLVLTEHISFPLLFSICAALGLTAFLLSSLIRYKKVEWQPGKAAAVKWDFYEKNALKPSLLIFFITVTFGGIATFLPLYTHEKGVAGIQWYFIIYAAALMLSRIFSGKIYDRRGHIAVFLPGTALICAAMLLLSWLPNSLALFTAAFLYGMGFGAVQPALQAWAVGSSPKNRRGMANATFFSFFDLGIGIGAMTFGQIGHWLGYRDIYLTAAFSVLVSMGMYLWILRNEKPSRAA; encoded by the coding sequence ATGGGCGCGTTAAAGAAGGAAAGTTTGGAAAGGGAGCGGATTTGGACCAAGGACTTCGTCCTGATCTGCCTTGCCAATTTTTTTGTGTTTTTGGGCTTCCAAATGACATTGCCCACTTTGCCGTTATATGTGGAACATCTCGGCGGGAATGACCAGCTCATCGGTCTGGTCGTCGGCATTTTTACCTTGTCCGCCCTTGCCGTCCGTCCGTATGCCGGTCATGCCCTCGAATCGAGGGGAAGGGGGATGGTTTATTTGACCGGGCTGGCCATTTTCGTCATTTCCGTAGGATCCTACAGTTTGATTACTAGCCTTCTCCTCCTGTTTGCCATGCGGATCGTTCAAGGGGCCGGCTGGGGATTGTCGACGACGGCCGCCGGCACGATCGCGACGGATCTGATTCCCGCTTCCAGAAGGGGAGAAGGACTGGGGTATTACGGGCTCTCCGGCAATCTCGCCTTGGCCTTCGGTCCCTCTCTCGGGCTAGTGCTGACGGAGCACATATCCTTTCCTTTATTGTTTTCCATATGCGCGGCTTTGGGGTTGACGGCCTTTTTATTGTCTTCCCTGATTCGGTATAAGAAGGTGGAATGGCAGCCGGGGAAGGCCGCCGCCGTGAAGTGGGATTTTTATGAAAAGAACGCTTTAAAACCTTCCCTTCTCATCTTTTTCATTACGGTCACATTCGGGGGAATCGCGACCTTCCTTCCTTTATACACCCACGAGAAGGGGGTTGCGGGCATTCAATGGTATTTTATCATTTATGCCGCAGCCCTCATGCTGTCCAGGATCTTTTCCGGAAAGATTTATGACCGCAGGGGCCATATTGCGGTTTTTCTGCCCGGCACCGCGCTGATTTGTGCGGCCATGCTCCTGCTCTCATGGCTCCCGAACAGTCTGGCGTTGTTCACCGCGGCTTTCCTTTACGGAATGGGATTCGGTGCGGTTCAGCCCGCCCTGCAGGCCTGGGCGGTCGGAAGTTCGCCGAAAAACCGCCGGGGAATGGCGAACGCCACCTTTTTCTCCTTTTTTGATCTGGGAATCGGGATCGGGGCCATGACCTTCGGCCAAATCGGCCATTGGCTGGGCTACCGGGACATCTATCTCACCGCGGCATTTTCCGTACTCGTATCGATGGGGATGTACCTTTGGATCCTGCGAAATGAAAAACCATCCCGGGCGGCATAA